In one window of Anaerolineae bacterium DNA:
- a CDS encoding magnesium chelatase, which produces MAEHLPFPFLAIVNQIEMRMALLLAVINPAVGGVLLIGPRGTGKTTCVRSLTGILPDILVSTCPEGCMPEDYERLGEAGVCPLCAQKLAAGESITRLEPVRLVELPLNARLEDVVGGINERVAIQQNRIKLERGILSRADQNLLYIDEVNLLDDIIVDAILDAAAQGSYTVRRGAMVGTYRSRFVLIGSMNPEEGRLRPQIMDRFGLRVTVRGLTDDNERIEVYERVRRYRANPRRFIAEWAAATDEMREEVMAARELLREVTLAKDAQSAGLELVRKLQLDSHRAEYTMFEAARAHAAADGRIVAEVQDVRAVAPLALRQRRSQFMVDFFDRQAAEDEAIQEHLNAIIGRQE; this is translated from the coding sequence CTGGCAGAACATCTGCCGTTCCCCTTTCTGGCGATTGTCAACCAGATTGAGATGCGCATGGCGCTGTTGCTGGCAGTGATCAATCCTGCTGTTGGCGGCGTGTTGCTCATCGGCCCGCGGGGGACAGGCAAGACTACCTGTGTGCGCAGCCTGACCGGCATTCTACCTGACATCTTGGTAAGCACCTGTCCTGAGGGGTGCATGCCTGAAGATTACGAGCGTCTTGGTGAAGCAGGTGTTTGTCCCCTCTGCGCGCAAAAACTGGCAGCCGGTGAATCCATCACCCGCCTTGAACCAGTCCGCCTGGTTGAGTTACCTCTAAATGCCCGGTTGGAGGATGTTGTGGGCGGCATCAATGAGCGCGTCGCCATCCAGCAAAATCGCATCAAGCTGGAACGTGGCATACTGTCGCGGGCCGATCAAAACCTGTTGTATATCGATGAAGTAAATCTGCTTGACGACATCATCGTCGACGCGATTCTGGACGCGGCAGCGCAGGGAAGCTATACAGTGCGCCGGGGAGCAATGGTCGGAACATACCGGTCGCGGTTTGTGTTGATTGGCTCAATGAATCCAGAGGAGGGACGCCTGCGTCCGCAGATCATGGACCGGTTTGGCTTGCGGGTGACCGTTCGTGGATTGACTGATGATAACGAAAGGATCGAAGTCTACGAACGGGTCCGCCGTTACCGGGCTAACCCGCGTCGCTTCATCGCCGAATGGGCCGCCGCAACGGACGAAATGCGGGAGGAAGTCATGGCAGCACGGGAGTTGCTGCGCGAAGTGACACTGGCCAAGGATGCCCAGAGTGCTGGCCTGGAACTGGTGCGCAAACTACAGCTGGATTCCCACCGCGCGGAATACACGATGTTTGAGGCGGCACGCGCCCACGCCGCGGCAGATGGCCGCATTGTGGCTGAGGTACAGGATGTCCGTGCCGTGGCGCCGCTGGCGTTGCGCCAGCGGCGAAGCCAGTTCATGGTGGACTTCTTTGACCGTCAGGCTGCCGAGGATGAGGCTATTCAGGAACACCTGAACGCCATCATTGGCAGGCAGGAATAA
- the acpP gene encoding acyl carrier protein, whose protein sequence is MADSVEERVKGIIVDLLGVDEEKVVREARFREDLEADSLDLVELIMGFEEEFGGEISDEEAQKITTVGEAIDYISSRMVD, encoded by the coding sequence ATGGCCGATAGTGTTGAAGAACGCGTCAAGGGCATCATCGTCGATCTGCTGGGCGTTGACGAAGAGAAGGTCGTGCGGGAAGCCCGCTTCCGTGAGGATCTTGAAGCCGATTCGCTAGATCTGGTTGAACTCATCATGGGCTTTGAGGAGGAGTTCGGCGGCGAGATCTCCGACGAGGAAGCACAGAAAATCACAACCGTTGGGGAAGCTATCGACTACATCTCCAGCCGCATGGTTGACTGA
- a CDS encoding type 2 isopentenyl-diphosphate Delta-isomerase, which produces MPEVADSRLTSSRKADHIRINLEENVQFPRLTTGLERYRFLHQAVPELNLTEIDLHTEFLGKRLAAPILISSMTGGTEEAHRINRNLALAAQQMGIAMGLGSQRAAIENPSLAWTFQVRDVAPDILLFANLGAVQLNYGYGVEHCQRAVDMVGADALILHLNVLQEAVQPEGDGNFAGLLDRIEQVCRVLPVPVIAKEVGWGLSEEAARRLIDAGVHILDVAGSGGTSWSEVEYHRAPNAFYAQVAACFADWGIPTADSLIYVRGVAPAIPLIASGGLRDGVDIAKCLALGADLAGLAGPFLKVAAQSVEAVLELIELLERQLRIAMLCAGAGDIASLKKVSLVVHSPSPLEA; this is translated from the coding sequence ATGCCTGAAGTTGCGGATAGTCGGCTGACTTCCAGTCGCAAAGCGGATCATATCCGGATCAACCTCGAGGAAAATGTGCAATTTCCGCGCCTTACGACTGGCCTTGAGCGGTATCGTTTTCTACATCAGGCTGTACCAGAGCTGAACCTGACTGAGATCGATTTGCACACAGAATTTCTGGGAAAGCGTCTGGCAGCCCCTATCTTGATTTCGTCTATGACCGGTGGTACCGAGGAAGCCCACCGGATTAACCGAAATCTGGCGCTTGCGGCTCAGCAAATGGGCATTGCGATGGGGCTGGGGTCTCAGCGGGCAGCAATTGAGAATCCGTCTTTAGCCTGGACGTTTCAGGTGCGGGATGTTGCGCCGGATATTCTGCTGTTTGCGAATCTGGGGGCTGTGCAACTTAACTATGGTTATGGTGTGGAGCATTGCCAGCGAGCCGTTGACATGGTTGGGGCTGATGCGCTTATCCTACACCTCAATGTGCTACAGGAAGCCGTTCAGCCGGAAGGTGACGGTAACTTTGCCGGTCTTCTAGACAGGATTGAGCAGGTGTGTCGCGTGCTGCCTGTGCCGGTTATTGCTAAAGAAGTTGGCTGGGGGCTTTCTGAGGAGGCGGCGCGTCGGCTGATTGACGCGGGTGTCCACATTTTGGACGTCGCCGGCTCAGGGGGTACTTCATGGAGTGAAGTCGAGTATCATCGGGCGCCTAATGCATTTTATGCACAGGTTGCTGCGTGTTTTGCTGACTGGGGTATTCCCACCGCTGATAGCCTGATCTACGTCCGGGGGGTGGCGCCTGCAATACCTTTAATCGCCAGCGGCGGGTTGCGGGATGGCGTTGACATTGCCAAGTGTCTGGCGCTTGGGGCTGACCTCGCCGGGTTGGCCGGCCCATTTCTGAAGGTGGCTGCTCAATCTGTTGAAGCTGTGCTGGAACTCATTGAACTGCTGGAGCGCCAGTTGCGTATCGCTATGCTGTGTGCTGGCGCTGGAGATATTGCATCGTTGAAGAAGGTATCTCTTGTGGTTCATTCCCCCTCCCCTCTGGAGGCGTGA
- a CDS encoding polyprenyl synthetase family protein yields MEDRWKELAVYRDALNREMRSLVGRFAPGPAELDRMLCYHLGWVDEDGHAVEVYPGKQVRPLLVLLSAESAGGKWEQALPAAAAIELLHNFSLIHDDIEDGSPLRRGRPSVWKLWGVSSAINAGDAMFALSYAALWSLVERGVPEYRVLQAMSLFARTGLELTRGQHLDMAFERVSVVSVDEYLAMIGAKSAALIAASAEMGALVSGAPDKVVQRYREFGYALGVAFQIRDDILGIWGEQRVTGKSTVTDIVSKKKTLPVLFGLEVSSELREIYAQPGLSDMDVARCVQILGECGAREYAVKLEEQYLERVGEVVGSLGGGGVSDVLLWLVEALLGRGF; encoded by the coding sequence ATGGAAGATCGCTGGAAAGAACTAGCTGTTTATCGGGACGCGCTCAACCGTGAGATGCGTTCACTTGTGGGTCGTTTTGCGCCCGGACCGGCTGAGCTTGACCGTATGCTGTGTTACCACCTGGGCTGGGTGGATGAAGATGGGCATGCGGTTGAAGTGTATCCTGGTAAGCAGGTTCGTCCATTGCTGGTGTTGTTGAGTGCAGAGAGCGCTGGTGGTAAGTGGGAGCAGGCGCTTCCCGCAGCGGCTGCTATCGAGTTGCTGCACAACTTCTCATTGATTCATGATGATATTGAGGATGGCAGCCCCCTGCGCCGTGGGCGTCCCTCGGTCTGGAAGTTATGGGGAGTTTCAAGCGCTATTAATGCTGGGGATGCCATGTTTGCTCTATCTTATGCGGCGCTCTGGAGCCTGGTGGAGAGGGGGGTTCCTGAGTACCGGGTGTTGCAGGCTATGTCGCTGTTTGCGCGAACGGGCCTCGAATTGACCCGTGGTCAGCATCTGGATATGGCTTTTGAGCGTGTATCAGTTGTTTCTGTTGATGAGTACCTGGCAATGATTGGCGCGAAATCTGCGGCGTTGATTGCCGCCAGTGCGGAGATGGGGGCGCTTGTCTCCGGTGCGCCAGATAAAGTGGTGCAGCGCTATCGCGAGTTTGGGTATGCGCTGGGGGTCGCGTTTCAGATTAGGGATGATATTCTTGGAATCTGGGGGGAACAGCGTGTGACTGGTAAGTCGACGGTGACAGATATTGTGTCTAAGAAGAAGACATTGCCAGTGCTCTTTGGGCTTGAGGTGAGTTCTGAGTTGCGTGAGATCTATGCACAACCAGGGCTGTCTGACATGGATGTGGCGCGGTGTGTGCAGATTCTGGGTGAGTGTGGTGCACGAGAGTATGCGGTGAAGCTTGAGGAGCAGTATTTGGAGCGTGTTGGTGAAGTTGTTGGTAGTTTGGGTGGTGGAGGGGTGTCTGATGTGTTGCTGTGGTTGGTGGAGGCTTTGTTGGGGCGTGGTTTTTGA
- the hemW gene encoding radical SAM family heme chaperone HemW has translation MASSSATLLNGGLALYVHIPFCEKRCSYCAFNTYAGLGRLIPAYVSALCREVNWIGRAAGRRLKLDTVYFGGGTPSLLSIEQLAQILQTISAVFHVQDSAEITLETNPGGLDAAYLAAIRRLGVTRLSLGAQSAHAGELALLGRRHDWAEVAVAVQAARSAGFSNVNIDLIYGVPGQTLATWRETLAQAVALAPEHMSLYGLGIEPGTPLYRRVATGKLVALDDDLAADMYDYATGYLAEEGFDQYEISNWARPGYVCQHNLQYWRRLPYLGVGAGGYGFVEPVRYGTVDRPAEYVRLMSDPRIDCLSMEQCSQQFPLSPAVDLAKVETITPQQARAETMILGLRLVKEGVSRRDFERRFGQRLDECYGNELAKLEARGLLQCLEDRVVLTAQARLIANLALREFV, from the coding sequence ATGGCCAGCAGTTCCGCCACTTTGCTCAACGGGGGGCTGGCGCTTTATGTCCACATTCCGTTCTGTGAAAAGCGCTGTTCGTACTGCGCCTTCAATACATATGCTGGACTGGGTCGCCTGATTCCAGCCTATGTGAGCGCGTTGTGTCGTGAGGTTAACTGGATTGGCAGGGCGGCTGGTCGAAGACTGAAACTCGACACCGTATACTTTGGTGGGGGGACTCCAAGCCTGCTTTCGATCGAACAGCTGGCACAGATTCTTCAGACCATTAGCGCGGTTTTCCATGTACAGGATTCGGCTGAGATTACACTGGAGACTAATCCAGGGGGGCTTGATGCGGCATACCTGGCAGCAATACGCCGGTTGGGGGTGACGCGATTGAGCCTGGGAGCGCAGTCGGCGCATGCGGGCGAACTCGCCTTGTTGGGCCGGCGCCACGACTGGGCAGAGGTTGCCGTGGCCGTTCAAGCGGCCAGGTCAGCGGGTTTTAGTAATGTGAACATTGATCTGATCTATGGGGTTCCGGGGCAGACTCTGGCTACTTGGCGGGAAACGCTGGCTCAGGCTGTCGCGCTGGCTCCTGAACATATGTCACTGTATGGTCTGGGAATTGAGCCTGGTACACCCCTGTATCGCCGGGTGGCTACTGGCAAGCTGGTGGCTTTGGACGATGATCTGGCCGCGGATATGTATGATTACGCTACCGGTTACCTGGCCGAAGAAGGATTCGACCAGTATGAAATTAGCAACTGGGCCAGACCCGGATATGTTTGCCAGCATAATCTTCAGTACTGGCGGCGACTGCCATACCTGGGTGTTGGGGCAGGGGGGTATGGATTCGTAGAACCAGTCCGGTATGGCACGGTGGATCGTCCAGCGGAGTATGTGCGTTTGATGTCCGATCCTCGGATTGACTGCCTATCGATGGAGCAGTGCAGCCAGCAATTCCCTCTATCACCCGCTGTAGATCTGGCAAAGGTGGAGACTATCACTCCCCAGCAGGCGCGCGCTGAGACAATGATCCTTGGCCTGCGCCTGGTCAAAGAGGGAGTGTCTCGCCGTGATTTCGAAAGGCGCTTTGGTCAGCGGCTGGATGAATGCTACGGAAATGAACTGGCCAAACTCGAAGCCAGGGGGTTGTTGCAGTGTCTGGAAGATCGTGTTGTGTTGACCGCGCAAGCCCGATTGATTGCCAACCTGGCACTCAGGGAATTCGTGTAG